One part of the Candidatus Krumholzibacteriia bacterium genome encodes these proteins:
- a CDS encoding HAMP domain-containing sensor histidine kinase gives MDGLQLALAITATLGLAAVLVLLLRTRGLRRRLLLALALASLLPSATVAVVLALNARSVLAVLDAPGPQSAVDGGLGLARAYLEEGGRDLHHRTDAWVRALAEGRSPVVERPGHTGWRLVDVPEARGGGLDPAPWLSAVPGEVLDRPTWGPRRVVAGAGTALVAGRRLGPDDGHVVSVLRIPDGVAADLRRIEAGFQGQRQLELYYGPLLANGLLVIAVVAVTVVAVLGTVAARDVSARLLGPLGELVEATRRVGAGDLDHRVGTLASGEVGELVRAFDGMTAQLAENRERLRRTERLAAWQGIARSLAHEIKNPLTPIQLAVHRLRRQGGDERTLESLGAIQEEVGNLRRLAEEFSVLGRLPEPRIVAVGLGATVDQVVDLYVPDGVTSEVDVAADLRVRADAGQLRQVVSNLVKNAVQAMGRDGRLRVAAHVDDGVVILEVDDDGPGFGDAAARLFEPGFTTRETGTGLGLAIVQRIVEDHGGDIEATTSPWGGARFRVRWPSAEPPEEDRS, from the coding sequence GTGGACGGACTACAGCTCGCGTTGGCGATCACCGCCACCCTCGGACTGGCGGCCGTCCTGGTCCTCCTGCTCCGGACGCGGGGGCTGCGTCGGCGGCTGCTCCTGGCCCTGGCGCTGGCGTCCCTGTTGCCCTCGGCGACGGTGGCCGTGGTGCTGGCGCTCAATGCGCGTTCGGTCCTGGCGGTGCTCGACGCGCCGGGTCCGCAGAGTGCCGTCGACGGCGGACTGGGCCTCGCGCGCGCCTACCTGGAGGAAGGGGGCCGGGACCTGCACCACCGCACCGACGCCTGGGTCCGCGCCCTGGCCGAGGGGCGGAGCCCGGTGGTGGAGCGACCCGGCCACACGGGCTGGCGCCTGGTGGACGTACCGGAGGCCCGTGGAGGCGGACTCGATCCGGCGCCCTGGTTGTCCGCCGTGCCCGGGGAGGTCTTGGACAGGCCCACATGGGGTCCCCGTCGTGTCGTCGCCGGCGCGGGGACCGCACTCGTCGCCGGCCGGCGGCTCGGACCCGACGACGGGCACGTGGTCTCGGTCCTTCGGATTCCCGACGGCGTCGCGGCCGACCTGCGACGGATCGAGGCGGGGTTCCAGGGCCAGCGCCAGCTCGAGCTCTACTACGGGCCGCTGCTGGCCAACGGCCTGCTCGTGATCGCGGTGGTGGCCGTGACGGTGGTGGCGGTGCTGGGCACCGTTGCAGCGCGGGACGTGAGCGCACGGCTGCTCGGGCCGCTGGGCGAGCTGGTCGAGGCGACGCGACGCGTGGGGGCCGGCGATCTCGATCACCGTGTGGGAACCCTGGCGTCGGGAGAGGTCGGCGAGCTCGTCCGGGCCTTCGACGGCATGACCGCGCAACTGGCCGAGAACCGCGAGCGGTTGCGGCGGACCGAGCGACTGGCCGCCTGGCAGGGGATCGCCCGCTCGCTCGCCCACGAGATCAAGAATCCCCTCACACCCATCCAGCTGGCCGTGCACCGTCTCCGGCGACAGGGAGGAGACGAGCGGACCCTGGAATCGCTCGGCGCGATCCAGGAGGAGGTCGGCAACCTGCGCCGGCTGGCCGAGGAGTTCTCGGTCCTGGGACGGCTGCCCGAGCCCCGGATCGTGGCCGTCGGTCTCGGTGCCACCGTCGACCAGGTCGTCGATCTCTACGTGCCCGACGGGGTGACGTCGGAGGTCGACGTCGCCGCAGACCTCCGCGTGCGCGCCGACGCGGGACAGCTCCGGCAGGTCGTCTCGAACCTCGTGAAGAATGCGGTGCAGGCGATGGGGCGGGACGGCCGTCTGCGGGTCGCAGCGCACGTGGACGACGGCGTGGTGATCCTGGAGGTCGACGACGACGGCCCGGGCTTCGGCGATGCAGCGGCGCGCCTGTTCGAGCCGGGGTTCACCACGCGCGAGACCGGGACCGGACTCGGGCTGGCGATCGTACAGCGGATCGTCGAGGATCACGGGGGGGACATCGAGGCCACGACGTCGCCGTGGGGCGGAGCCCGTTTCCGTGTCCGGTGGCCGTCGGCCGAGCCGCCCGAGGAGGACCGATCGTGA